One part of the Polycyclovorans algicola TG408 genome encodes these proteins:
- a CDS encoding glycosyltransferase family 2 protein, whose translation MSTVTTACAPAVSVLVSSYNYGAYIVEAVESVLAQTLAPREVIIVDDGSSDDSVERIKAHFGGDARVRLIEQANGGQLSAWVTGFEHSTGDIIALLDSDDRWSPGYLARVGAAYESAPSAEFVFCNLQLFGDVERPFHRPGPDRDLGLSVVLGSFYPRWQGVATSGLTLRRALMERLLDLPPAMIREWVTRPDDCLVIGADILGAHKIYIGEPLVGHREHGNNALAGYQRSALQNARYSYRMQAMIAHYRQRAGITDTWLTCAKAEFRTKPKPRFEELRWYWRLAGMATLPWGRRWQQRLALLGHYLRGLRA comes from the coding sequence ATGTCCACGGTCACGACCGCCTGTGCGCCCGCCGTCAGCGTGTTGGTGTCCAGCTACAACTACGGCGCGTACATCGTCGAGGCGGTCGAGTCGGTGCTGGCGCAGACCCTCGCACCGCGCGAGGTGATCATTGTCGACGACGGCTCCAGCGACGACTCGGTCGAGCGGATCAAGGCCCACTTTGGGGGAGATGCGCGAGTCCGGCTGATCGAGCAGGCCAACGGCGGACAGCTGTCGGCCTGGGTCACCGGCTTTGAACACAGCACGGGCGACATCATTGCCCTGCTCGACTCGGACGATCGCTGGTCGCCCGGCTATCTGGCCCGTGTCGGCGCGGCGTATGAAAGTGCCCCGTCGGCCGAGTTCGTGTTCTGCAACCTGCAGCTGTTCGGGGATGTCGAGCGACCGTTTCATCGTCCCGGGCCCGACCGAGACCTGGGATTGTCGGTGGTGCTGGGCAGTTTCTATCCGCGCTGGCAAGGCGTGGCGACCTCGGGACTGACCCTGCGACGCGCGCTGATGGAACGCCTGCTCGACCTGCCGCCCGCCATGATCCGCGAATGGGTGACGCGCCCCGACGACTGCCTGGTCATCGGCGCCGACATCCTCGGCGCCCACAAGATCTACATCGGCGAGCCGCTGGTCGGCCATCGTGAGCACGGCAACAATGCCCTCGCGGGCTATCAGCGTTCGGCGCTGCAAAACGCCCGCTACAGCTATCGCATGCAGGCGATGATTGCGCACTACCGTCAGCGGGCCGGCATCACCGACACCTGGCTGACCTGCGCCAAAGCCGAGTTCCGCACCAAACCCAAGCCGCGCTTCGAAGAGTTGCGTTGGTATTGGCGGCTGGCCGGCATGGCGACCTTGCCTTGGGGCCGGCGCTGGCAGCAGCGGCTCGCGCTGCTCGGCCATTACCTGAGAGGCCTACGCGCATGA
- a CDS encoding glycosyltransferase, producing MSAPRVCFVVAAYNQARWVRAACEAALAQTHTPLHILFSDDGSGDDTFAIMTAVAEAYRGPHQVTLNRNPSNLGLIDHINRVHALADADLLVIAAGDDCSLPGRTAALVDAFHATKGRAFSFHSAVHTMDENGRVTGQWQPPLTDNHPDPARWATAMGTLIGASHAWTRPLFERFGPLTVRGAYEDLVLAYRAMLLGGLHYLDTPLVQYRQNVGLASGGDGRPPRERLLRSLDLKIAVFEQRRLDCLHIGRVALAEHLQQTLKSLELQRDIVMRQLPMTTALVALLRPTSCRAALKGLWARVRFFMLVRLAERPSGPSQRP from the coding sequence ATGTCGGCGCCCCGTGTCTGTTTCGTGGTGGCCGCCTACAACCAGGCGCGCTGGGTGCGCGCGGCTTGCGAGGCCGCCCTGGCGCAAACCCACACGCCGCTGCACATCCTCTTCTCTGACGATGGCTCCGGTGACGACACCTTCGCCATCATGACCGCCGTCGCCGAGGCGTATCGGGGGCCGCATCAGGTCACGCTGAACCGCAACCCGAGCAATCTGGGGCTGATCGACCACATCAACCGCGTGCATGCACTGGCCGATGCCGACCTGCTGGTGATTGCCGCCGGTGATGATTGTTCACTGCCTGGCCGCACGGCGGCGCTGGTCGACGCCTTCCATGCAACCAAAGGGCGCGCGTTTTCGTTTCATTCCGCTGTGCACACCATGGACGAAAACGGCCGCGTCACCGGGCAATGGCAGCCCCCCTTGACCGACAATCATCCCGACCCGGCACGGTGGGCCACCGCGATGGGCACCCTGATCGGGGCCAGCCACGCCTGGACGCGGCCGCTGTTCGAGCGCTTCGGCCCGCTGACGGTCAGGGGTGCCTACGAAGACCTGGTGCTGGCCTATCGGGCGATGCTGCTGGGCGGCCTGCACTACCTCGACACCCCGCTGGTGCAATACCGCCAGAACGTCGGTCTCGCCAGCGGCGGCGATGGCCGGCCGCCGCGCGAACGGCTGCTGCGCTCGCTGGATCTGAAGATTGCCGTGTTCGAGCAGCGGCGTCTCGACTGCCTACACATCGGCCGCGTTGCGCTGGCTGAGCATTTGCAGCAAACGCTGAAGTCGCTGGAACTGCAGCGCGACATCGTGATGCGCCAGCTGCCGATGACCACGGCGCTGGTCGCCCTGTTGCGGCCGACGAGCTGCCGCGCCGCGCTGAAGGGACTGTGGGCCCGGGTCAGGTTCTTTATGCTGGTGCGCCTTGCCGAACGCCCCTCGGGACCGTCCCAGCGCCCATGA